In a genomic window of Scheffersomyces stipitis CBS 6054 chromosome 4, complete sequence:
- the CDR3 gene encoding Opaque-specific ABC transporter CDR3 (Opaque-specific ABC transporter CDR3 Pleiotropic drug resistance proteins (PDR1-15), ABC superfamily~go_component membrane~go_function ATP binding~go_process transport) has product MGPQPRFTLNKESSASSSAETLTGEEYDASVVGHIPGQRAVFDSIDPTLDPDSAMFSSRRWIQNMRRLIDSDYDYYKPSSLGVAFKNLRVYGNLAEYDYQTTLSNALRKSVSGMLQSVRKENPDNLFDILKPMDGLIKPGEVTVVLGRPGAGCSTFLKTISQHTYGFNVAKESVLSYDGLTPKEIKNNLRGEVVYCAETETHFPHLTVGETLDFAALLKTPRNRPQGVSREAYARHMSDVVMATYGLSHTRNTKVGNDFIRGVSGGERKRVSIAEVALVNARLHCWDNSTRGLDSATALEFITSLKTSAMIMNETPLIAIYQCPQDAFNLFDKVLLLYEGYQIYFGPSQAAKKYFLKMGFECPQRQTTPDFLTSITNPNERIIRAGYEKVVPRTPEEFYDFWQSSPERAQLILDIDTYLVKTQKKKDAKHRLLDSHHAKQASRASKKSPYTSSFSMQVKYIMLRNWKRTLGDPSLTIVTFFGNTVMGLIIGSVFFQLHNDTSSFYLRGSVMFFAVMFNAYASILEVFSLYEARPIVEKHKNYALYRPSADALASIITEMPIKILTCVSFNTILYYMVNFRRNAGHFFFYLLMSFLATLSMSHIFRTFGAATKSISQAMTPAAILLFGLTTFTGFVIPTPYMHAWCRWMSWINPLAYVFDALISNEFHNRDFPCSDFVPAGPGYPTTGDSVTCASVGAVRGSNVVNGDKFIALSYRYFWVHRWRNFGILIAFVIFFLLTYIFIVERSKAAVQKGEILVFQRKTRERLRRLRRKRDIETGSLEKLKSTELDDDRRSSKDSFMETKLLETADIFHWRNLTYTLNIKGEERTILNNVDGWVKPGQVTALMGASGAGKTTLLNALSDRLTTGVVTSGIRMVNGGPLESSFQRDIGYVQQQDLHLQTSTVREALRFSAYLRQPSSVSKQEKNDYVENVIHLMEMEKYADAVVGITGEGLNIEQRKRLTIAVELVAKPKLLLFLDEPTSGLDSQTAWSICRLIRKLADHGQAILCTIHQPSAILLQQFDRLLFLKEGGQTVYFGDFGKNCSSLISYFESHGAPKCPRSANPAEWMLQIIGAAPGSFANQDYHRIWLSSSEYRKVQRELTEMENELGNKPRIEDADRNKTYACSIFTQYFIVCRRIFEQYWRTPSYIYAKLGIAVIASLYNGFTFFRSNNSLQGLQNQMLSVFQMFLIMTTMVQQYLPLFISQRELYEARERPSKTFSWVAFILAQITVELPFQIFAGTLAFLCWYYPVGMYNNAVPTGQVAQRGALMWCLMTLMFVYSSTLGQLCISFNEVKENAANLVSLCVTMSMTFCGILASKNVMPRFWIFMYRCNPFTYLVSAVLSVGLSDSKINCAPNEFLQFSALGNQTCGQYMALFQSFVGGTLLDPEATECKFCLLKNTNDYLDTVGIKYSTVGRDIGIFVSFIGFNIIGTIFLYWLARVPKGNRQQAYPSILTKAFGFLSFFNMANH; this is encoded by the coding sequence ATGGGCCCGCAACCCAGATTCAccttgaacaaggaaagCTCTGCAAGCAGCAGTGCTGAGACCCTAACCGGCGAAGAATACGATGCTTCCGTCGTTGGCCATATTCCGGGCCAGCGTGCAGTATTCGACTCCATAGATCCAACCTTGGATCCAGACTCGGCCATGTTCAGCTCTCGTAGGTGGATCCAGAATATGAGAAGACTCATCGATTCCGACTACGACTACTACAAGCCCTCTAGTTTAGGTGTAGCTTTCAAAAACCTAAGAGTGTACGGAAATTTAGCAGAGTATGACTACCAAACGACGCTCTCCAATGCCTTGCGTAAGTCCGTATCTGGCATGTTGCAGTCTGTGCGCAAAGAGAACCCTGATAATTTATTTGACATTCTTAAGCCCATGGATGGCCTTATCAAGCCTGGTGAAGTCACAGTAGTGTTGGGAAGGCCCGGCGCTGGTTGTTCgactttcttgaaaaccATTTCCCAACATACATATGGTTTCAATGTAGCAAAGGAATCAGTGCTTTCTTACGATGGTCTTACTCccaaggaaatcaagaataacTTGAGAGGTGAAGTCGTCTATTGCGCAGAGACTGAGACACACTTCCCACATCTTACTGTAGGTGAAACGTTAGATTTCGCAGCCCTATTAAAGACTCCGAGAAACAGACCCCAGGGTGTATCTCGTGAAGCCTACGCAAGACACATGTCCGATGTGGTTATGGCCACGTATGGACTTTCGCATACCAGAAATACCAAAGTTGGTAACGACTTCATTCGTGGAGTCTCTGGAGGTGAACGTAAAAGAGTTTCGATTGCAGAAGTGGCTTTGGTTAATGCCCGTCTTCACTGTTGGGACAATTCCACCAGAGGATTGGATTCTGCCACTGCTCTTGAGTTCATTACCTCGTTGAAGACCTCAGCCATGATCATGAACGAAACTCCTCTTATCGCCATCTACCAATGTCCACAAGACGCATTCAATTTATTTGACAAAGTCCTTCTCTTGTACGAAGGTTACCAGATCTACTTTGGGCCAAGTCAGGCAGCTAAGAAGTACTTTTTGAAAATGGGCTTTGAGTGTCCCCAGAGACAAACCACCCCGGATTTCTTAACCTCCATCACCAATCCCAACGAAAGAATCATCAGAGCCGGATACGAAAAAGTTGTTCCTCGTACCCCAGAAGAGTTCTACGACTTCTGGCAAAGTTCTCCAGAAAGGGCCCAATTAATCCTTGACATCGACACCTATTTGGTTAAGACgcaaaagaaaaaggaCGCTAAACACAGACTTTTGGACTCTCACCACGCCAAACAGGCTAGCAGAGCCAGCAAGAAATCGCCCTACACCAGTTCGTTCTCAATGCAAGTCAAGTATATCATGCTCAGAAACTGGAAAAGAACCTTGGGAGATCCTTCGCTCACGATTGTCACCTTCTTTGGGAATACGGTAATGGGTCTCATTATCGGTTCAGTATTCTTCCAATTGCACAATGATACCAGTTCGTTTTACCTTAGAGGTTCGGTCATGTTCTTTGCTGTTATGTTCAATGCCTACGCTTCTATCTTGGAAGTGTTTTCTCTCTACGAAGCCAGACCCATCGTGGAAAAGCACAAGAATTATGCCCTTTACAGACCTTCAGCTGACGCGCTTGCATCTATCATTACAGAAATGCCCATCAAGATATTGACGTGTGTTAGTTTCAACACGATTCTCTATTATATGgtcaacttcagaagaaatgcCGGCcacttctttttctatcTCTTGATGAGTTTCCTTGCTACCTTGTCGATGTCCCATATCTTCAGAACGTTCGGAGCTGCAACTAAATCGATCTCGCAAGCTATGACTCCGGCGGCCATCTTATTATTTGGATTGACTACCTTCACAGGATTCGTTATTCCAACCCCATATATGCATGCCTGGTGCCGTTGGATGAGTTGGATCAATCCTTTGGCTTATGTGTTTGATGCTCTTATCTCTAACGAATTCCACAATCGTGATTTCCCTTGTTCTGATTTTGTTCCGGCTGGTCCGGGATATCCAACCACAGGCGATTCAGTCACTTGTGCTTCTGTTGGAGCCGTTAGAGGTTCTAACGTAGTCAATGGCGACAAATTTATTGCCCTTTCATACCGGTACTTCTGGGTCCACAGATGGAGAAATTTTGGTATCTTGATTGCTTTtgtgattttcttcttgctcaCCTATATCTTTATAGTTGAAAGAAGCAAGGCAGCTGTGCAAAAGGGAGAAATCCTTGTTTTCCAGAGAAAGACGAGAGAAAGACTCCGCAGActcagaagaaaaagagataTTGAAACTGGAAGcttggagaaattgaaaagcaCCGAATTGGATGACGACAGAAGGTCTTCTAAAGATAGTTTCATGGAAAcaaaacttcttgaaactgCTGACATCTTCCATTGGAGAAACTTGACTTATACCCTCAATATAAAGGGAGAAGAGAGAACAATTCTTAATAATGTTGATGGCTGGGTTAAACCGGGCCAAGTCACAGCTTTAATGGGTGCTTCCGGTGCTGGTAAGACTACTTTATTAAACGCACTCAGTGACAGATTGACTACTGGAGTGGTTACTTCAGGCATTCGTATGGTCAACGGTGGTCCCTTGGAAAGTTCATTCCAAAGAGATATTGGAtatgttcaacaacaagatttACATTTGCAAACGTCGACTGTAAGAGAAGCGCTCAGATTTTCAGCCTACTTGAGACAGCCATCCTCCGTCTCCAAgcaagaaaagaatgacTATGTTGAAAATGTCATCCACTtaatggaaatggaaaagtATGCAGATGCCGTTGTTGGTATTACTGGCGAAGGTTTGAACATTgaacagagaaagagattAACCATTGCCGTGGAATTGGTGGCCAAACCAAAGTTGTTGCTCTTTTTGGATGAACCAACTTCAGGTTTAGACTCCCAGACTGCATGGTCCATTTGTCGATTGATCAGAAAGTTGGCCGATCATGGACAAGCTATATTGTGTACTATCCATCAGCCTTCTGCTATCTTGTTGCAACAGTTTGATAGacttttgtttttgaaggAAGGAGGTCAAACAGTTTACTTTGGAGACTTTGGTAAGAATTGTTCCAGCTTAATCAGTTACTTTGAGAGCCATGGAGCACCTAAATGTCCTAGAAGTGCAAATCCTGCCGAATGGATGTTGCAGATTATTGGCGCTGCTCCGGGTTCGTTTGCAAATCAAGATTACCATCGTATTTGGTTAAGTTCAAGTGAATACCGTAAGGTCCAGAGAGAATTGActgaaatggaaaatgaaTTGGGCAACAAGCCCAGAATCGAAGATGCTGATAGAAACAAGACGTATGCATGTTCCATCTTTACCCAATACTTTATCGTTTGCAGGAGAATCTTCGAACAATACTGGCGTACTCCTTCGTACATCTACGCAAAGTTGGGTATTGCCGTGATTGCTTCTCTCTACAATGGATTTACTTTCTTCAGGTCCAACAACTCCCTTCAAGGTTTACAGAATCAGATGCTTTCGGTTTTCCAAATGTTCCTCATCATGACTACCATGGTCCAACAGTATCTTCCATTATTTATTTCGCAAAGAGAATTGTATGAAGCCAGGGAAAGACCATCCAAAACCTTCTCATGGGTTGCCTTCATTTTAGCTCAAATCACAGTTGAGCTTCCATTTCAAATCTTTGCTGGTACTTTAGCATTCTTGTGTTGGTACTATCCTGTGGGGATGTACAACAACGCCGTTCCAACAGGACAAGTGGCACAAAGAGGTGCTCTTATGTGGTGCCTAATGACACTTATGTTTGTCTACAGTTCGACATTGGGCCAACTTTGCATTTCTTTCAACGAAGTTAAGGAAAATGCGGCCAACCTAGTTTCCTTATGTGTCACTATGAGTATGACATTCTGTGGTATATTGGCTAGCAAGAATGTCATGCCTAGATTCTGGATTTTCATGTACAGATGTAATCCATTCACATACTTGGTTTCGGCAGTTCTTTCAGTTGGACTTTCTGATTCCAAGATCAATTGTGCTCCCAACGAATTTTTGCAGTTCTCTGCTTTAGGGAACCAAACCTGTGGACAATACATGGCCCTATTCCAATCCTTTGTCGGTGGTACCCTTTTGGACCCTGAGGCTACAGAATGCAAATTCTGTTTACTCAAGAACACCAATGACTATTTGGATACAGTGGGAATTAAATATTCTACCGTTGGCCGTGACATCGGAATCTTTGTTTCATTCATTGGTTTCAACATTATCGGCACTATCTTCCTTTACTGGTTGGCCAGAGTTCCAAAAGGAAATAGACAACAAGCATACCCTAGCATTTTAACTAAGGCTTTCGGTTTCTTgtcattcttcaacatgGCAAATCACTGA
- a CDS encoding predicted protein (go_component membrane), with amino-acid sequence MSTLSTEEDYDYSDLTNSYMGIFNTKAFERFLSTTQTGYAHTSSGIDLNLLLKTLITSLCICTIQLTVFCFFRSTLKIVYQPRCFCVPVNERMDPLPRGFLSWVLPTMKSNMHFYLSMGLDTYFFVRFINVLLLYFIFIGTSNMIILLPINWTGSDQFYQAPGLDRLSLSNIASSKVSRLNSHFLMGLVTIGTLHCLIIYELSSFVSIRQSYLLSPNHRESAQGKMLLISNCPHQLLEEEVLSSVFGFIPGGIKKVWFVHDFKDISREVQKARSALDTLEKAQILYLKKSYRCQFPRKKWLRNYFSDKIEDITDHLSEDEYHHSLEPQFYPAISMTIFFPIINRSVELKLPGFLRFFAFQDKISMTTWSAKQLDISLKAIDAQKQLMNEGRLTKHTKLFVQFNTQEGAYIAHQCLLSRNQGDLDSSLVEVHAGDIKWNNLSRNNSYTSLVEKYIVNLAFICIIILYVVPVSFIGLFSQIPFLVQLMPFLAWIYKFPEEVRETISSFLPSILLTILTEIVMVTFRYLTKFKGILSGAELELDLQRWHFSFLFVQQFLVVTISSSITVIFKQILDQPTSIPILLATNLPKGANFFFQFFALKAFAFCGANFMRAESLIFHYLTSKLRDITPRQKFHSLTGLPKIKWGTVYPVFSVYACIGITYSIISPLISIFIIFILMLILLYYKYALKYIYSHINESETQGRLYPIALLHLYTGMYCLECCLIGIFFLSKDEDGNSPMKVHGWIMILVLLITIFGHQTIFNRFVKHFSYLPILSDFKNKEINTTEKNNSNCVVGEVANFKSTDGDDHELLYLHPAFKFEDPKLWLPSDPLGICLNLIQHIEHLVPGLQGGTTKGASVIFDNTYRKVKIRVTEAPPDYK; translated from the coding sequence ATGCTGACTCTCtcaactgaagaagactatGACTATTCTGACCTAACAAACTCATATATGGGAATTTTTAATACAAAAGCGTTTGAAAGGTTTCTCAGTACCACCCAAACAGGATATGCCCATACAAGCTCTGGAATCGACTTAAACCTACTACTAAAGACTCTAATCACTTCATTATGTATATGTACTATTCAATTGACCgttttttgtttttttcGATCTACGTTGAAGATAGTCTACCAACCAAGATGCTTCTGTGTTCCTGTTAACGAAAGAATGGATCCACTCCCTAGAGGTTTTCTTTCCTGGGTGTTACCGACAATGAAGTCTAACATGCACTTTTACCTATCTATGGGTTTGGATACttatttcttcgtcagatTCATCAACGTTTTACTATTATACTTTATCTTTATTGGAACTCTGAATATGATAATATTACTACCTATCAACTGGACAGGAAGTGACCAATTTTATCAAGCTCCAGGCTTAGATCGACTTAGTCTTTCAAACATTGCCAGTTCCAAGGTGAGTAGATTGAATTCTCACTTCTTAATGGGTTTGGTTACGATAGGCACTCTCCACTGCTTAATAATCTACGAACTTCTGAGCTTTGTTTCTATAAGACAGTCCTACTTATTGTCTCCAAACCACAGAGAATCTGCACAAGGAAAAATGCTTTTGATATCTAATTGCCCACATCAACTTCTAGAGGAGGAAGTATTGAGTAGTGTTTTTGGATTCATTCCTGGTGGAATTAAGAAAGTTTGGTTTGTTCATGATTTCAAAGATATTTCTAGAGAAGTTCAAAAGGCTAGAAGTGCTCTAGATACATTAGAAAAGGCtcaaattttgtatttgaaaAAGTCCTATCGGTGCCAATTTCCGAGAaagaaatggttgcgaaattaTTTTTCTGACAAGATTGAAGACATAACCGACCACCTAAGCGAAGATGAATACCATCATTCGTTGGAACCACAATTTTATCCAGCAATCTCCATGACCATCTTTTTCCCAATAATAAATAGATCAGTTGAGTTAAAACTACCTGGTTTTCTCAGATTCTTCGCATTTCAAgacaaaatttcaatgaCCACTTGGTCCGCGAAACAACTCGACATCAGCCTTAAAGCGATTGATGCGCAGAAGCAACTAATGAACGAGGGAAGGCTAACAAAGCATACCAAATTATTCGTTCAGTTTAACACACAAGAGGGGGCATATATAGCTCACCAATGTTTACTTTCAAGGAACCAGGGAGATCTTGATCTGAGTTTAGTAGAAGTTCATGCTGGTGATATAAAGTGGAACAATTTATCCAGGAACAACTCCTACACATCTTTAGTTGAAAAGTACATTGTCAATCTTGCTTTCATTTGTATTATAATACTTTACGTTGTTCCAGTCTCATTTATTGGGCTCTTTTCGCAGATCCCCTTCTTGGTTCAGTTGATGCCATTTCTAGCCTGGATATACAAATTTCCCGAAGAAGTGAGAGAAACAATCTCTAGTTTCTTACCTTCAATTCTATTAACAATACTTACTGAAATAGTCATGGTAACCTTTAGATACTTGACAAAGTTTAAGGGAATCCTATCAGGGGCCGAACTTGAATTAGATCTACAGAGGTGGCACTTCTCTTTCCTCTTTGTCCAGCAGTTTCTTGTTGTGACAATTCTGTCCAGTATAACTGTCATTTTCAAGCAAATATTGGACCAGCCAACTTCGATTCCCATATTATTGGCGACAAACCTTCCTAAGGGTGCaaactttttcttccagtTTTTTGCATTGAAAGCCTTTGCTTTCTGTGGAGCCAATTTCATGAGAGCAGAACTGCTTATATTTCATTATTTGACTTCCAAGCTTCGGGATATAACTCCAAGACAAAAGTTTCATTCACTAACCGGATTGCCTAAGATTAAATGGGGTACTGTGTATCCCGTCTTCTCTGTCTATGCTTGTATTGGAATTACATACTCCATCATATCTCCCTTGATCTCAATTTTTATAATATTCATATTaatgttgatattgttgtacTACAAGTATGCTTTGAAGTACATTTATAGTCATATCAACGAATCAGAAACACAAGGGAGATTGTACCCCATTGCATTATTGCATTTATATACGGGGATGTATTGTCTTGAGTGTTGTCTTATtggaatcttctttctactgaaagacgaagatggaAATTCACCAATGAAAGTTCATGGATGGATAATGATATTGGTATTATTGATTACAATTTTCGGCCATCAAACGATTTTTAATCGGTTTGTTAAACATTTCTCTTATTTGCCAATTCTTtctgacttcaagaataaaGAGATTAATACCACTGAAAAGAACAACAGCAACTGCGTGGTTGGCGAAGTTGCAAACTTTAAATCAACAGATGGCGATGATCACGaacttctttatcttcatcCGGCATTTAAATTTGAAGACCCAAAATTATGGCTACCTTCTGATCCACTAGGTATCTGCTTAAATCTCATTCAGCATATTGAACATCTTGTTCCCGGTCTTCAAGGTGGTACGACCAAAGGAGCATCCGTAATATTCGACAACACGTATCGCAAAGTCAAAATAAGAGTAACGGAAGCACCCCCAGATTATAAATAG
- a CDS encoding predicted protein (go_component nucleus~go_function damaged DNA binding~go_process nucleotide-excision repair), whose amino-acid sequence MVVYIVHGYNRNQWLSNKKVHKTLRKLLPDSLMDGPVKKFSKAMKRIRNNGIESLEPSVYLEQDKQFIYILKYLIKWFRKNYKFDSNGMRVLGYIPESKLGESDKYSPKRAPSISNIKDFLSVIKKFKHNRDTGAQIFTAILRSLGFESRLIFSIPTLPKSKDAKMQPKVDFEKLERNKDNDLLYPYFWTEVVNPLDPSEIIVIETSCFHDEEKRLSRLKRFVHEKVKRDTLSSYYTDMFYPVADQFNQMTMHYVVSYSNDNLVMDVSSRYMQDVSFRWFNKLDLRIQQGRTALLFHSILRHLSHNHEYTSEDNSELDCLKEVALTNYNIPTTWSALKRNPNLVTESTLRYNEVIESSSVPLSSISLDNKKESIYFKNHVIVGKSEKQWKFLGRSIQPEQAKFPIKVTKSLPPRTIANKRIFNFNIMNNQHSLNETKLYSFNQTCSYIKMKIFIDSNGKPNLPRNRFGNLEIFRECMIPDGCCWIKLNFIESILSAYKSGKLKVPVDIEVQYVPVVTGFNFTSKAGSAIPVKKGVIVLNEQAVIAKKIWLYGRISQHSLELTERNRIALANWQGLLKRLRIKRKLEYYYGAHE is encoded by the coding sequence ATGGTAGTCTACATTGTTCATGGATACAATAGAAATCAATGGCTTTCTAACAAAAAGGTGCACAAGACACTTAGGAAATTGCTTCCAGATTCACTAATGGATGGTCCTGTTAAGAAATTCTCCAAAGCAATGAAACGAATACGAAATAATGGCATTGAATCACTAGAACCGAGCGTATATTTGGAGCAAGACAAGCAATTCATCTACATTTTGAAGTATCTCATCAAGTGGTTTCGTAAAAACTACAAATTTGACTCAAACGGTATGAGAGTGTTAGGTTATATCCCTGAGCTGAAACTAGGCGAACTGGACAAGTACAGTCCGAAACGGGCTCCATCTATATCTAATATCAAAGACTTCCTATCCGttatcaagaagttcaaacACAATCGAGATACGGGAGCTCAGATATTTACAGCTATATTGAGATCATTGGGATTTGAACTGAGACTCATCTTTTCTATACCGACATTGCCAAAATCTAAAGATGCAAAGATGCAGCCCAAGGTCGATTTCGAAAAGCTTGAGAGAAACAAAGATAACGATTTGCTCTACCCTTACTTTTGGACCGAGGTAGTGAACCCTTTGGATCCTTCTGAAATAATCGTCATAGAAACATCATGTTTCcatgatgaagaaaaaagGCTTTCACGTCTAAAGAGGTTTGTACATGAGAAGGTGAAGCGGGATACATTGTCTTCATATTATACGGATATGTTCTATCCCGTTGCAGATCAGTTCAACCAAATGACTATGCACTATGTTGTAAGTTATAGCAATGACAACCTCGTGATGGATGTCAGTTCCAGATACATGCAAGACGTATCGTTTCGATGGTTTAACAAGTTGGATCTTCGGATTCAGCAAGGAAGAACTGCACTTTTGTTCCACTCTATATTGAGGCATTTGAGTCATAACCACGAATATACCTCAGAAGACAATAGCGAACTTGATTGTCTCAAGGAGGTCGCCTTGACGAACTACAATATTCCCACTACCTGGAGTGCGTTGAAGAGAAACCCTAACCTTGTAACTGAATCAACCTTGCGTTATAACGAAGTTATCGAAAGTTCCAGTGTTCCTCTTTCGAGTATCTCTCTTGACAATAAGAAGGAGTCCATCTACTTTAAGAATCACGTAATTGTGGGGAAGTCAGAAAAACAATGGAAATTTTTAGGCAGATCAATCCAACCAGAACAAGCAAAGTTTCCTATAAAAGTAACAAAACTGCTTCCACCTCGTACCATTGCgaacaagagaatcttcaatttcaatataaTGAACAACCAGCATTCGCTTAATGAAACCAAGTTGTACAGCTTTAACCAAACGTGTTCTTATATTAAGATGAAAATATTTATTGATTCTAATGGTAAACCTAATTTACCTCGAAATCGTTTTGGAAATTTAGAAATCTTCAGAGAATGTATGATTCCAGATGGATGTTGTTGGATAAAATTGAATTTCATCGAGTCTATATTATCAGCCTATAAGTCAGGAAAGCTAAAGGTTCCGGTAgatattgaagttcaataTGTGCCTGTTGTCACTGGCTTCAACTTCACATCTAAAGCTGGTCTGGCAATCCCGGTTAAGAAGGGCGTTATAGTTTTAAACGAGCAAGCTGTCATTGCTAAAAAGATCTGGCTCTATGGCCGAATATCACAACACAGTTTAGAACTCACAGAGAGAAATAGGATAGCATTAGCTAACTGGCAAGGTCTCTTAAAACGTCTCAGgataaaaagaaaattAGAATATTACTATGGAGCCCACGAATAA
- a CDS encoding predicted protein — protein sequence MSNTISISEVPNVIANLVPMHIQYSGPAKTNEYFTPSKTQEDGNTNAYFRGCKLVGTEITLKNHTGYIINKSETLVHDPEMADDGSGDNIKTVSTYSPTAKFETITIYGHDVPADKYNQWRLINEQQDVADILHTD from the coding sequence ATGAGCAATACGATATCCATTTCAGAGGTTCCGAATGTCATAGCGAACTTGGTTCCAATGCACATCCAATATTCGGGTCCTGCCAAAACTAATGAATATTTCACTCCTTCAAAAACACAGGAGGATGGGAACACCAACGCCTACTTCAGAGGTTGCAAACTCGTCGGGACTGAGATTACCCTCAAGAATCACACTGGATATATCATTAACAAATCAGAGACATTGGTGCATGACCCAGAAATGGCTGACGATGGAAGTGGTGATAACATTAAAACTGTGTCTACATATTCCCCAACTGCGAAGTTCGAAACCATCACCATATACGGCCACGACGTTCCAGCAGATAAGTACAACCAATGGCGTCTTATAAATGAACAGCAGGATGTAGCCGATATTCTTCACACAGACTAA
- the MFS41 gene encoding MFS transporter yields the protein MSKDHHHPHLLPNIIKDSSAGGPGIVAGELAAEDDGLISDSLLASHSYVIETVEAVPEADSNDGYALPKAQLLTVVSSLFMAAFLAALDGTVVTTLLTLIASDLNAIGNISWIATAYLLSCSAFQPLFGKLSDIFGRKSLLLLCTAFFAVGCMICVTD from the exons ATGTCAAAAGATCACCACCATCCCCATCTCTTGCCCAACATCATCAAGGACTCATCGGCTGGTGGACCTGGGATTGTAGCGGGAGAATTAGcagctgaagatgacgGCTTAATCAGCGACTCGCTCTTGGCTTCGCATTCGTATG TTATAGAAACTGTAGAGGCTGTACCAGAGGCAGATTCTAACGACGGATATGCTCTTCCCAAGGCACAATTGCTAACCGTAGTCTCGTCGCTTTTCATGGCAGCGTTTTTGGCTGCGCTAGATGGAACCGTAGTGACGACGTTATTGACGCTTATCGCTTCGGACTTGAACGCTATCGGCAACATCTCGTGGATCGCTACGGCTTACTTATTGTCGTGTTCAGCCTTCCAACCGTTGTTCGGAAAGCTTTCAGACATCTTCGGCCGAAAGTCGTTGTTGCTCTTATGCACAGCCTTTTTCGCCGTGGGGTGCATGATTTGCGTCACCGAC